In Elephas maximus indicus isolate mEleMax1 chromosome 25, mEleMax1 primary haplotype, whole genome shotgun sequence, the genomic stretch atcgctgtgagtcagaatcgactccacagaacCCAACAAGATCTGTAAGTACAGAAGCATTTCATTCCAGTAATTAGAAACTTGAaggcaaaagaggaaaaaagcaaaactggttttttctttctcctgacttcttttttttttaataatttttattgtgctttaagtgaaagtttacaaatcaagtcagtctgtcacatataagcttatatacaccttactacatactcccatttactctccccctaatgagtcagcccgctccctccttccactctctcctttcgtgaccattttgccagtttctaaccctctttaccctcccatctcccctccagacaggagatgtcaacacagtctcaagtgtccacctgatacaagtagctcactcttcatcagcatttctctccaacacattgtccagtcccttccatgtctgatgagctgtctttgggaatggttcctgtcctgggccaacaggaggtttggggaccatggctgccgggattcttctagtctcagtcagaccattaagtctggtctttttatgagaatttggggtctgcatcccactgttctcctgctccctcaggggttctctgttgtgctccctgtctccTGACTTTTTGAAGGTAGGCATCTGGGACTCGGAGGAGATGAGTTTAGGGAAAGCCTGCTGAGGGACCAAAATGGCACAGTGAGTGAAAGGAGCAGTGAAGGCAGAGAGAGGATTCCCTTCCTGGGGTTTAAAACCCAGAAGAAGTATGACTGTGAGAAAAACATGATCCAGGTGGAAACGTGGCCTGAGAAACCTCAACGGCTAAGCTCTCGATTGTGGCGCAGACGATTTGGAGGTAACAAATGGCTCACTTCAGAGGCCTGTTTAGGCAACTGAGTCCCTCTAACCTGTGTCGAAAACGGCCGAAACAGTGGGTGGGGACCTTTCCAGCCCTGGAACTAGCCAAAAGCACTGTTTCTCTGATGTGCTAAGGATCTTGTTAATATGCAGATATAACTCAGTAGGTCTGGGACAGGGCTCCTAACTTGAGCATGGAGGCATAAAGGGCCATCTGAATGTGATCTAGAGTGTGCCTTGGCTTTCTAGTCTTTTGTAGTTCATTTTTACACTTTATTAAAACTCCACCAACCGATTCTGAAATGCCAGTCAACCTAAGACATTATATTCACAGGTTTTTTGTTCTGTGCATGTTTTTCTCCTCAGTGTCATTCCTCTAATTCCTTAAGTACTACCTTGCTGAGAACAGGGATTTTCAAGTAGAATCTAAGAAACAGGGGTCTCCGATTTTGTGTAAATCGATGATAAATGTTACTTTCTAGAGCATCTTTCTGTGTGTGAAGAtagtgttttattgtgttttcagtgggtcAAAGAGAATCCACCACAGCCCTCAACTACATATAACAGACATTTAATTCTCTGTGGTAGGATGAAGCTACACAAAGACGTACTCTGCATCTCCAAGTCgaatcttccttttctctttcttgattcccgcaaaaaaaaaaaaaaaaaagacctcattTGATGAGAAGGCCCCAAAGGATGAATTCAGTGCTATCTGAAAAGGTTTAGTCGCCACCTTGTGGATAGTAAACACAACACCCAAAAGCACTTGGCCACTTTCTGTACAAACTAATGGCTTATAACCCCCAGCTTGGTCTATTCTGAAACCATaccaaaaagtatttttaaaccgCCACGTACTACTGCCACTTTTTGGCAGACTCAAAAGAATGTACCTCAAAGAGACTTTCAGAATGGTTGCAGCTGCTCAAAACTGACATGAGGAAGACAGGACTCGTTTCTGGATATTTAAGGAATGAGTTACTTTGATCACGTTACTTTAATTTTATGCTTATTGAATTTCCATCTGTTGTTCTAACCACTCCTCCCCAACACCATTTTGAGATTAAGAATGGGGACAGGGACACGTGCAATTTCCAGCCATGTTTTTCAGATAGGCCCAGGAATAGTTAAACTATGCTTTTGTCATTATATTGTTTATAATTAAGACAGGGGAGTTGGGACAGAATTTCATCCTGAGCACTTCACTGAATTAaccaggaagaaaataaaaacaaatcctgaaaaagaactccagaaaaagtaaaacaaaaccatGCCAGAAAAACCCAGGCCGTATCTTCTTTTGTTGTTTCATTGATTGCAAGGAGGTAAAAACACAACTTGGCAGAGACTTGTATGTATTCTGCTTTATTATACGCAAAACCAAACATACAATGGTTATAACATCAAATAACATGCTGAATACTGTCAGGCCATTTTGAATGGAACTCTGTGCATAAATAAATAGTAAATACTGCTTCTCTGTTACTTGACATACAGTACCACTAGGAGTTTTGTATTTTTGCATAACTATTCAAGTAAATtatcacagaagaggaaacaaacGCTATCTGTAGCATGGAAGCTAGAACTTCTCACGTCTTTCTGGAAACAAACCTAATAGGTCCGAGAACCACCACAAATCCTCTTCCTTTCTGCAGTCATAGGGCCAATGACATCCTCTCCCCAGACTGTCACAGGCCACCACTTCACCCACTCAGGTTAGTTATGGACCTTCAGCCTGCTTGGCCATAAGGTTCGGGAAAGAATCTAAACCTAAGCAATTGTGGTGAAAACGGATATATTTTGTGGTTCAGTTGTGTACTTTATTACAACTTTACTCATTAACTGAGCCTAAGcctcaaggatttctttttacattctctaaacatacttttttttttttttttttaaaccatgggTTGTTTTTATTGGTTTAAATACAATATGTACGTAAACAACTCCCCGGAAATGAGGTACTTTTTAGAAATACAATGACTCATGTCACTAGACGGTCAGGACACTCAGTGGCTTTGATTTAGTGAACTGAATGAGTTCATGACTAAACTCACAGCTGTCTACTTGAAATACAAAAAGATTCTCTGTAGTGTTTGCTGCACTAAGATGTGGTAGGTGTGCGTATCAGAAATCATAACATTAATCATTGTGCTTATGTAAATTCTGCAATAAAcctaactttatttaaaaaaaatacctaacACTGCTCATTAGGAGCTCTAAGCCAATCACATGGTACTGGTTAAAATACAGGATCAGCCTGAGGCAACAAAGTAAACAAGCAAAGTCTCTTTTCCAGGCTTTTCAAGCTGTCTTAACATGTTGTCAGGCTATTCCCCAAattaagcaaaccaaaaaaaaaaaaaaaaaaaacctgtagctgtagagtcgattccagctcatagtgactctgtaagacagaggagaactgccccatagggtttccaccaaATTAAGCAACCAATATCAATTAAATGAGTTAGAAACAAACATAGGAACATTCAAGACATTGCCTAGAAATTTCTCGATCACAATGGTCTTCAGCTCAAAGGCATGCAGAGCAAGGAAAAGTCCAACAAGCCACCCTCACCCATTCAAGACTGCTGAGAGTGCCCACAAGGACCCATTCCTGGGAAAGGCAGCAGTTCAGTGTAAAGCCTTCACTGTTAATTCAATACAAGGAATATGAGTGCAGTtaacatcatgcttgggagattTACCAGCCAGGAAACTACATGAAGAGCTGCACACCAGTCTAGCAGAGGAAGAGTGTGAGTGAGGCATAGATGATGGGTGAACTCAACCCTCACCAACTAAGGGGCTTAGGAGCCCCAGAAAGGAAAGGCAAGAGTCGCGGACATTTGTCTACTGAGTAAAAAAGTTACAGTGTATTTGAGGATTATGTGAGTAACGCCTACTGTATGTATACCTTTCACTCATATAAAAAGGTGTAAGGGGTCATTGTAAGAGCAGGCTCTCCCAGTAGGGTGGTGGGAGGAATTAAGGATATAAGAGAGATCTGTAAAGATCTGGAAATAGTCCTGAAAGAAAAGGTTATCCAAAAAAATCTCATACCTTGCTTCATATGATTAATTTCAGATTTTAAAAGGGATCTTAACACCTACCCTTTGcacattattttaattataaatgcTTCTTTGTCCTGTTATGCTGGTGACTTCTAAAGGGCCTTGGGTGACGTTTACCACTATGTGAAAAGTTTGCAAAGTATTATATACTCTCAAATAAAAAATGTCAAGTGTTGTTTGccccaaagataaaaaaataaaaatgaatagaaaTGTGTATGTAAAAAACAAATGGAATAATTGTTTAAAGGGATAAAATTAACTACAGTCATTAAAATATACCATATATCAAGAAATAGCTGACCAAAGTTTTTAAAGCTATTCGCAAATAGCAACAGAAAGCTCACAGCACAACTGGAGAAGCAAGCAGATGTTATTAACTGCAATTAAATAAGCATTTAGGAGAGCCAGGAAACTAGAGGGCCAGGTGAGGGTGTTAAAAGTATGTTCATTAACTTGATTCAAAGTCCCCCCTCCAACCTGAAATGTCCCTTGAAGTCCTCGCACCAGCCCCCCAAAACAAGACGGTCATTAAATCCTGTTCTTGCAAACTACGCAGATCGTTATTTTTAACTAAAGACATCAGGACCCAGGCCCCAAATATGTAACTTAATAACTGTCCCATCCAAAGCGGTTCCATGTGCGTTTATCCTATTAGAGGCTCTTCATTTACAAATTCTGAAAAGTGACTTTTCTGTGGCTCTTCTTGAGGGAACCGCACATCCCAGAAATTCTCCTGTGTCAAATATTTCACTCTTACCCCCACCAAACAGCAATGATCACACCTGAACCCACCGACTTTTCAACTGGAAAACACCTGTGAATTATTTTAACGTCAGTTTAGAGAACTCAAAAATGGACTTCGCCAACCACCTCTAAATGTAAAACCTCTCAAAAACAAGAACATCCACTATGGGGAAAGATATTAAAGCACTAGACTCCACTGTCTCTAAAGAGAAAGCAGTTTAGTGACAAATGACTTCACTGCCATATAAAAGCTCCCCTATCGGCTCCCTAACTTAAGCGCGAAGCTTCTCTCAGGGGTGAAATGAACAGAAATTGTGCTTCAATAGTTTATGTAAAAGCCAGGGCAGCGCGGAAGAAGATGGCCAAGGACCCCTCCTATCTCAAATGTTTAGGATTCTACCCCAGTGAAAATCGCACGTACTGTTTAATCtactcacaaaaaaaaactcaCGTGGGAGCGAAAATTGGGAGAGAAAACATCACTACCTCCTTTTGGCAGAGAAAGGCAGGCTGCTACTTGAGAAGCTCAGTTGACTCTGCCTGGAGagctgtctttctgctcacttagATGACACCTACTTCGGTTAATTTTTATCAAAAGGGCTCTCATTTGCTTAGGACTGTTACTACAAACAGTCTTACTGAAAGGCACTGATCTTTGAAAACCACCCTGTTGGggttaaaaaggtttttttttaaaaaaaaaaaaaaaacattgccatcagttgattctgactcatatcaaccctacaggacagagtagaactcccccattgggtttccaaggaggggctggtggatttgaaccactgaccttctggttagcagccaagtgcttaaccactaagccaccagggctgttAGAGATAGTGGGTGGAATAAAGAACTAATCAACTACATCAACGCCAGTTATCataaaatttcttaaaattcACAGTATTGTAACTTTGGAAGTGCTCTAATATTTAAATATCCGTGGGTTTTTGCAATTCATCGTTTCAGATGTTATTTGAATTTGTACGTGCTTTGCTTTACTCCGttggttttgagttttttctCACTGGATGTATTGGCATGACTGCCGTTATTGGCATTTCCCTTTTTCTTGAGATGCGCGTGTGCTTGTGTTCTGGGGTTCTTACAGGGGTCCGCTGAGTCAAGAATCATGGCTGAGGGTTTGGGGATTCGGAGGTTTCCGTTGGTGTGAATCTTGGAACTGCTGTCACTGCAGGTCAAATCCAGACGTTGCAGCTTGGTGCTCTTActtgccttctttttcttctcttctgtccTCATTTCAAGGGCCTGCTTCTTTGAACAGGACTTGCTGCTACCCAGCACGTTCGTAGGTCGTGGGGAAGCCTGAAATGCAATATATGATGGATGGGTGTCTTCCTGGCGCAAATCCTTCTTTCGTGAGGGGCCTGGCTTTGAAGCCCCTTCCTGGTGAGGTAGTGGCTTGGGTAGGGCAGCAGCAATGAGTTTACTTCTCCCAGGGCTTTTCAGGGTCCAGAAGGTTCCGGGGGCAGTTGGCAGCCTTGCTCTGGCCCCCTTGGCTTTCTCAGTCTGCACAGTCTGGATCTGCAGCCACTCGAGCTGAAGAAGCCGATCGATGTACTTCCCCAGAAGTCCCCCCACTCGCGGCACGGCAGCCGTCTTGCCCTCCGAGTTCTGAAGTACGGCCATATCCTGTAGGTCCCAGGAGTTGAAAGGCGGTGGGAGAAAATCAGGGTAACAGTATTCAGGCTTTGAGTGGCCTTGATCTGGGGAAAGATGGAAATAGGCTGGATTGATTTCTTCAGCTCTGAGCTGAAGGTCCGGAGGCGAGAAAGGAGAAGGGGGGACAGGAATTCTCTCCGAGTCAGAGAGATCGCTCCCACTGTCCTCATCAGCATCCTCTGTAATAATTTTCATGGACTTGAAGTCCAGAAACAATTTGTTCCCTGAGGCCCCCTGACATCTGGGACTGAGCAGACTCCTTCCAGGCTTTCCTTCCAGGTAAATGCTTTCTGTGGGTTCATTTTCAGCCTGCTGGGAGGTAGCTACAAGGCTGCTTTTCTGCTGGGAAGAAATGCCGGGGACTTGGGGTTTATTCTGCCTTTTCCCTGAAGAGTTCTTTAAACCTTGTACTTTACTCCAAAATGGATCAGCACTCATATTGCTGTGAAAGATAACACCATAATTAGGAAGTGCGTATGACAAAAATTGGCCCGGCTAtgattaagaaaaacaaacagaagaaggaATTCCCGCAGTTGTATTGTCAGGTATTGTTgccgttgttgttaggcgccatcaagccAATTTCCACCCGTAACAACTCCatggacaaaggagaactgccccatagggttttctaggctataatctttaccacAGCAGATCATCAGGTACTTCTCCCCAGAGCCGctaggtgggttagaaccaccaacctttaggtcagcagccaactgcttaaccattgcaccaccagggctcctttgttaggTATTACTAAACCTGTTAccgtggattccaacttatgcattaaaaaattgaaggccctttgatgattacgaggaaggggagggggagagggagggaagggaaatcaGTAACCAGATAGTACAcaagtgttaattctggtgaagggaaagacaatgcacaacataggggaagtcaacacaacttgaccaaggcaaagtcatagaagcttcctagatacatcaAAAAACCGTGAGGGACGGAGTTACTGGTGCTAACGGCTGGAGACCGTgatctcaggagacatctagatcaactggcatagcatagttcataaagaaaatgt encodes the following:
- the FAM217B gene encoding protein FAM217B isoform X1, giving the protein MSASAGTWRPPILDRGCPREGQGQSSGSEEPFPNIRGIKKSLPQLSSSSSKLSKNILSTTEKTVRQTLDDDQPCMFFKKGHGVTEPHEKSSNMSADPFWSKVQGLKNSSGKRQNKPQVPGISSQQKSSLVATSQQAENEPTESIYLEGKPGRSLLSPRCQGASGNKLFLDFKSMKIITEDADEDSGSDLSDSERIPVPPSPFSPPDLQLRAEEINPAYFHLSPDQGHSKPEYCYPDFLPPPFNSWDLQDMAVLQNSEGKTAAVPRVGGLLGKYIDRLLQLEWLQIQTVQTEKAKGARARLPTAPGTFWTLKSPGRSKLIAAALPKPLPHQEGASKPGPSRKKDLRQEDTHPSYIAFQASPRPTNVLGSSKSCSKKQALEMRTEEKKKKASKSTKLQRLDLTCSDSSSKIHTNGNLRIPKPSAMILDSADPCKNPRTQAHAHLKKKGNANNGSHANTSSEKKLKTNGVKQSTYKFK
- the FAM217B gene encoding protein FAM217B isoform X2; this translates as MFFKKGHGVTEPHEKSSNMSADPFWSKVQGLKNSSGKRQNKPQVPGISSQQKSSLVATSQQAENEPTESIYLEGKPGRSLLSPRCQGASGNKLFLDFKSMKIITEDADEDSGSDLSDSERIPVPPSPFSPPDLQLRAEEINPAYFHLSPDQGHSKPEYCYPDFLPPPFNSWDLQDMAVLQNSEGKTAAVPRVGGLLGKYIDRLLQLEWLQIQTVQTEKAKGARARLPTAPGTFWTLKSPGRSKLIAAALPKPLPHQEGASKPGPSRKKDLRQEDTHPSYIAFQASPRPTNVLGSSKSCSKKQALEMRTEEKKKKASKSTKLQRLDLTCSDSSSKIHTNGNLRIPKPSAMILDSADPCKNPRTQAHAHLKKKGNANNGSHANTSSEKKLKTNGVKQSTYKFK
- the FAM217B gene encoding protein FAM217B isoform X3; translated protein: MRKADQGHSKPEYCYPDFLPPPFNSWDLQDMAVLQNSEGKTAAVPRVGGLLGKYIDRLLQLEWLQIQTVQTEKAKGARARLPTAPGTFWTLKSPGRSKLIAAALPKPLPHQEGASKPGPSRKKDLRQEDTHPSYIAFQASPRPTNVLGSSKSCSKKQALEMRTEEKKKKASKSTKLQRLDLTCSDSSSKIHTNGNLRIPKPSAMILDSADPCKNPRTQAHAHLKKKGNANNGSHANTSSEKKLKTNGVKQSTYKFK